A portion of the Malania oleifera isolate guangnan ecotype guangnan chromosome 3, ASM2987363v1, whole genome shotgun sequence genome contains these proteins:
- the LOC131151116 gene encoding uncharacterized protein LOC131151116, translating to MASANVVALLAILLVPQFTAADVLGDFLSPLLSPVLDDVCKEVECGKGTCKPSPNSSFFFVCECETGWSQSASNNTSLLKFLPCVIPNCTMNYSCSEASAPIQQKAINPLNESIFDPCFWSYCGGGSCSKKSNFTHSCNCNDGYYNLLNTTSFPCFKECAFGVDCSTLGITVTNKSASSTPSMADAGENKASSVLGRDFFWLIILMIPLAMIL from the exons ATGGCTTCAGCTAATGTCGTTGCTTTGCTTGCAATCCTTCTCGTTCCACAATTTACAGCAGCGGATGTTTTGGGCGACTTTTTGTCTCCGCTTCTCTCTCCCGTCTTAG ATGATGTGTGCAAAGAAGTGGAGTGCGGAAAGGGAACTTGCAAGCCTTCTCCTAATAGCAGTTTCTTTTTCGTTTGTGAATGTGAGACCGGATGGTCTCAGTCTGCTTCCAACAACACCAGTCTTCTCAAGTTTCTTCCTTGTGTGATCCCAAATT GTACGATGAATTACTCTTGCTCAGAAGCCTCTGCACCCATTCAACAGAAAGCCATTAATCCACTAAATGAATCAATATTCGATC CCTGCTTCTGGAGCTATTGTGGAGGGGGCTCATGCAGCAAGAAGTCGAATTTCACACACAGTTGCAATTGTAATGATGGTTACTACAATCTTCTGAACACAACTTCCTTTCCATGCTTCAAAGAAT GTGCATTTGGAGTGGATTGTTCAACACTTGGGATCACAGTGACAAATAAATCTGCTTCTTCAACGCCTAGTATGGCTGATGCTGGTGAAAATAAAG CAAGTTCCGTTCTGGGAAGGGACTTCTTCTGGTTGATCATCCTCATGATACCCCTAGCTATGATTCTGTGA